Proteins from one Esox lucius isolate fEsoLuc1 chromosome 19, fEsoLuc1.pri, whole genome shotgun sequence genomic window:
- the LOC105018232 gene encoding uncharacterized protein LOC105018232 isoform X5 — protein MARPTSAKTQMSYTKLMELDDYEETAGPPSKKSLFFVKDPHKDSLCKVRGDPMSSHPIREQRQAAASEQQSFVLNADGISQTERPGEDIDYQPKCTPAQQGADLQRGIHQVGVFKERFHHEVPRTRIATGTVTLGKGQTPAPHYYWI, from the exons ATGGCTCGACCAACAAG TGCCAAAACCCAAATGTCTTACACGAAATTGATGGAGCTTGATGATT ATGAAGAAACTGCCGGACCTCCCAGCAAGAAGTCATTGTTTTTTGTCAAAGATCCACATAAAGACA GCCTTTGTAAGGTCAGGGGGGATCCAATGTCATCCCACCCAATCAGAGAGCAGAGACAGGCAGCTGCCTCAGAACAACagagttttgttttaaatgcgGATGGGATCAGCCAGACGGAGAGGCCTGGAGAGGATATCGACTACCAGCCTAAATGCACACCAG CCCAACAGGGGGCAGACCTCCAAAGAGGAATCCATCAGGTAGGTGTTTTTAAGGAGAG ATTCCACCATGaagtccccaggaccaggattgcgACTGGGACTGTCACGCTTGGCAAAGGTCAAACCCCTGCACCCCACTACTACTG GATTTAA
- the LOC105018232 gene encoding uncharacterized protein LOC105018232 isoform X4, translating to MARPTSAKTQMSYTKLMELDDYEETAGPPSKKSLFFVKDPHKDSLCKVRGDPMSSHPIREQRQAAASEQQSFVLNADGISQTERPGEDIDYQPKCTPAQQGADLQRGIHQVGVFKERFHHEVPRTRIATGTVTLGKGQTPAPHYYWK from the exons ATGGCTCGACCAACAAG TGCCAAAACCCAAATGTCTTACACGAAATTGATGGAGCTTGATGATT ATGAAGAAACTGCCGGACCTCCCAGCAAGAAGTCATTGTTTTTTGTCAAAGATCCACATAAAGACA GCCTTTGTAAGGTCAGGGGGGATCCAATGTCATCCCACCCAATCAGAGAGCAGAGACAGGCAGCTGCCTCAGAACAACagagttttgttttaaatgcgGATGGGATCAGCCAGACGGAGAGGCCTGGAGAGGATATCGACTACCAGCCTAAATGCACACCAG CCCAACAGGGGGCAGACCTCCAAAGAGGAATCCATCAGGTAGGTGTTTTTAAGGAGAG ATTCCACCATGaagtccccaggaccaggattgcgACTGGGACTGTCACGCTTGGCAAAGGTCAAACCCCTGCACCCCACTACTACTG gaagtaa
- the LOC105018232 gene encoding RAD51-associated protein 1 isoform X2 has product MARPTSAKTQMSYTKLMELDDYEETAGPPSKKSLFFVKDPHKDSLCKVRGDPMSSHPIREQRQAAASEQQSFVLNADGISQTERPGEDIDYQPKCTPATSKPVLSQRTLPVTHWLPRPSPLSPTGGRPPKRNPSDSTMKSPGPGLRLGLSRLAKVKPLHPTTTGSKIHFTKTGILPPPPSPPRELVRCLKKFNKRNILS; this is encoded by the exons ATGGCTCGACCAACAAG TGCCAAAACCCAAATGTCTTACACGAAATTGATGGAGCTTGATGATT ATGAAGAAACTGCCGGACCTCCCAGCAAGAAGTCATTGTTTTTTGTCAAAGATCCACATAAAGACA GCCTTTGTAAGGTCAGGGGGGATCCAATGTCATCCCACCCAATCAGAGAGCAGAGACAGGCAGCTGCCTCAGAACAACagagttttgttttaaatgcgGATGGGATCAGCCAGACGGAGAGGCCTGGAGAGGATATCGACTACCAGCCTAAATGCACACCAG CCACATCAAAGCCTGTGTTAAGTCAGAGGACGCTTCCTGTCACTCATTGGTTACCCAGACCATCCCCTCTCAGCCCAACAGGGGGCAGACCTCCAAAGAGGAATCCATCAG ATTCCACCATGaagtccccaggaccaggattgcgACTGGGACTGTCACGCTTGGCAAAGGTCAAACCCCTGCACCCCACTACTACTG gaagtaaaatacattttaccaaaaCTGGgatcctcccccctcctccatcacccccaAGAGAATTGGTCAGATGtttgaaaaaatttaataaacgCAATATACTTTCATAG
- the LOC105018232 gene encoding uncharacterized protein LOC105018232 isoform X3: MARPTSAKTQMSYTKLMELDDYEETAGPPSKKSLFFVKDPHKDSLCKVRGDPMSSHPIREQRQAAASEQQSFVLNADGISQTERPGEDIDYQPKCTPATSKPVLSQRTLPVTHWLPRPSPLSPTGGRPPKRNPSALEQSERSPMSSPDSTMKSPGPGLRLGLSRLAKVKPLHPTTTGFKHWLVTLLPICFY; the protein is encoded by the exons ATGGCTCGACCAACAAG TGCCAAAACCCAAATGTCTTACACGAAATTGATGGAGCTTGATGATT ATGAAGAAACTGCCGGACCTCCCAGCAAGAAGTCATTGTTTTTTGTCAAAGATCCACATAAAGACA GCCTTTGTAAGGTCAGGGGGGATCCAATGTCATCCCACCCAATCAGAGAGCAGAGACAGGCAGCTGCCTCAGAACAACagagttttgttttaaatgcgGATGGGATCAGCCAGACGGAGAGGCCTGGAGAGGATATCGACTACCAGCCTAAATGCACACCAG CCACATCAAAGCCTGTGTTAAGTCAGAGGACGCTTCCTGTCACTCATTGGTTACCCAGACCATCCCCTCTCAGCCCAACAGGGGGCAGACCTCCAAAGAGGAATCCATCAG CACTAGAACAAAGTGAAAGAAGTCCTATGTCTTCACCAGATTCCACCATGaagtccccaggaccaggattgcgACTGGGACTGTCACGCTTGGCAAAGGTCAAACCCCTGCACCCCACTACTACTG GATTTAAACATTGGTTGGTAACTTTGTTGCCgatatgtttttattga
- the LOC105018232 gene encoding uncharacterized protein LOC105018232 isoform X7, whose product MARPTSAKTQMSYTKLMELDDYEETAGPPSKKSLFFVKDPHKDSLCKVRGDPMSSHPIREQRQAAASEQQSFVLNADGISQTERPGEDIDYQPKCTPAQQGADLQRGIHQIPP is encoded by the exons ATGGCTCGACCAACAAG TGCCAAAACCCAAATGTCTTACACGAAATTGATGGAGCTTGATGATT ATGAAGAAACTGCCGGACCTCCCAGCAAGAAGTCATTGTTTTTTGTCAAAGATCCACATAAAGACA GCCTTTGTAAGGTCAGGGGGGATCCAATGTCATCCCACCCAATCAGAGAGCAGAGACAGGCAGCTGCCTCAGAACAACagagttttgttttaaatgcgGATGGGATCAGCCAGACGGAGAGGCCTGGAGAGGATATCGACTACCAGCCTAAATGCACACCAG CCCAACAGGGGGCAGACCTCCAAAGAGGAATCCATCAG ATTCCACCATGa
- the LOC105018232 gene encoding uncharacterized protein LOC105018232 isoform X6, giving the protein MARPTSAKTQMSYTKLMELDDYEETAGPPSKKSLFFVKDPHKDSLCKVRGDPMSSHPIREQRQAAASEQQSFVLNADGISQTERPGEDIDYQPKCTPATSKPVLSQRTLPVTHWLPRPSPLSPTGGRPPKRNPSGRCF; this is encoded by the exons ATGGCTCGACCAACAAG TGCCAAAACCCAAATGTCTTACACGAAATTGATGGAGCTTGATGATT ATGAAGAAACTGCCGGACCTCCCAGCAAGAAGTCATTGTTTTTTGTCAAAGATCCACATAAAGACA GCCTTTGTAAGGTCAGGGGGGATCCAATGTCATCCCACCCAATCAGAGAGCAGAGACAGGCAGCTGCCTCAGAACAACagagttttgttttaaatgcgGATGGGATCAGCCAGACGGAGAGGCCTGGAGAGGATATCGACTACCAGCCTAAATGCACACCAG CCACATCAAAGCCTGTGTTAAGTCAGAGGACGCTTCCTGTCACTCATTGGTTACCCAGACCATCCCCTCTCAGCCCAACAGGGGGCAGACCTCCAAAGAGGAATCCATCAGGTAGGTGTTTTTAA
- the LOC105018232 gene encoding uncharacterized protein LOC105018232 isoform X1 gives MARPTSAKTQMSYTKLMELDDYEETAGPPSKKSLFFVKDPHKDSLCKVRGDPMSSHPIREQRQAAASEQQSFVLNADGISQTERPGEDIDYQPKCTPATSKPVLSQRTLPVTHWLPRPSPLSPTGGRPPKRNPSALEQSERSPMSSPDSTMKSPGPGLRLGLSRLAKVKPLHPTTTGSKIHFTKTGILPPPPSPPRELVRCLKKFNKRNILS, from the exons ATGGCTCGACCAACAAG TGCCAAAACCCAAATGTCTTACACGAAATTGATGGAGCTTGATGATT ATGAAGAAACTGCCGGACCTCCCAGCAAGAAGTCATTGTTTTTTGTCAAAGATCCACATAAAGACA GCCTTTGTAAGGTCAGGGGGGATCCAATGTCATCCCACCCAATCAGAGAGCAGAGACAGGCAGCTGCCTCAGAACAACagagttttgttttaaatgcgGATGGGATCAGCCAGACGGAGAGGCCTGGAGAGGATATCGACTACCAGCCTAAATGCACACCAG CCACATCAAAGCCTGTGTTAAGTCAGAGGACGCTTCCTGTCACTCATTGGTTACCCAGACCATCCCCTCTCAGCCCAACAGGGGGCAGACCTCCAAAGAGGAATCCATCAG CACTAGAACAAAGTGAAAGAAGTCCTATGTCTTCACCAGATTCCACCATGaagtccccaggaccaggattgcgACTGGGACTGTCACGCTTGGCAAAGGTCAAACCCCTGCACCCCACTACTACTG gaagtaaaatacattttaccaaaaCTGGgatcctcccccctcctccatcacccccaAGAGAATTGGTCAGATGtttgaaaaaatttaataaacgCAATATACTTTCATAG